From Salvia splendens isolate huo1 chromosome 16, SspV2, whole genome shotgun sequence, a single genomic window includes:
- the LOC121771988 gene encoding serine/threonine-protein phosphatase 7 long form homolog, translating into MDCGKSMRVGNELITALIERWRPETHTFHLPIGEATVTLEDVQAIWGLRADGRVFTGRDHHVGYPDWPSKCRDLLGWIPDTNTETKQGGLLMIALINQTRIPLDTTGCKVPFMWLNAFEDPDEVQNISWGNAALSYLYHYLCEASMDKRKDLGGPMMLLQLWAWERMPTLRSSFIGALVHEPYTPCGARWKGTTQIGNAPRYSVEHYRDQISLIRPDQFLWTSYAHCILSDYCSDVNGCSLCDTYLVCWSYVEAHEAGRVHRQFNRYQDIPQYVDMMLKIADHLGKNDRRGKKGNNWENTHQFYIGEWDMRYERFQATEDAGTMSMNIPMSPGYMVWYNKITVTYLTQPGARSTAGMNESASSMRLFVEGFQQVWHLTSEEEMDPRMRHIREIARHALQSTNHADVMEYTASQHQDVVMPYQPQVIPPRRGVTGVRTGGHGFTK; encoded by the exons ATGGATTGTGGGAAGTCGATGAGGGTCGGCAATGAGCTTATCACGGCTttgattgagcgttggaggccggAGACGCACACTTTCCATCTACCAATTGGAGAGGCGACGGTGaccttggaagatgtgcaagccaTTTGGGGCTTGAGAGCGGACGGTCGCGTTTTCACAGGACGTGACCATCATGTCGGATATCCCGATTGGCCTAGCAAGTGCCgagatttgttgggatggataccggATACAAACACAGAGACAAAGCAAGGCGGTTTGCTGATGATCGCTCTGATCAACCAGACGAGGATACCTTTGG ACACCACGGGGTGTAAGGTTCCTTTTATGTGGTTGAATGCATTTGAGGATCCGGACGAGGTGCAGAATATTAGTTGGGGAAATGCGGCTTTGTCGTACCTGTATCATTACCTGTGCGAGGCTTCCATGGATAAGAGGAAAGATTTGGGTGGGCCTATGATGCTTCTGCAgctatgggcgtgggaaagaatgcccacattgaggTCGTCGTTCATAGGAGCACTCGTGCACGAGCCATATACGCCATGTGGCGCCag gtGGAAAGGAACTACGCAAATAGGAAATGCTCCTAGATATTCGGTTGAGCATTACCGTGATCAAATATCCCTGATTAGACCTGACCAG TTTCTGTGGACGTCATATGCACATTGCATACTGTCTGACTACTGCAGTGATGTGAATGGATGCTCCTTGTGCGACACTTACTTGGTGTGTTGGTCCTATGTCGAGGCACATGAGGCTGGACGAGTGCACCGACAGTTTAATCGGTACCAGGATATTCCTCAATATGTAGATATGATGCTAAAAATTGCCGATCATTTGGGTAAAAATGATCGGCGTGGTAAGAAGGGTAACAATTGGGAAAACACGCATCAGTTCTACATTGGGGAGTGGGACATGAGGTATGAAAGGTTCCAGGCAACCGAAGATGCTGGAACGATGTCCATGAACATTCCTATGAGTCCGGGGTatatggtgtggtataacaAGATTACAGTGACGTACCTGACTCAACCCGGGGCACGGTCAACTGCTGGGATGAACGAGTCAGCTTCTTCGATGAGATTATTT gtTGAGGGTTTTCAGCAGGTTTGGCATTTAACTAGTGAAGAAGAAATGGACCCAAGAATGCGACATATTCGAGAAATTGCTAGGCATGCCCTTCAGTCTACGAACCACGCTGATGTCATGGAGTATACGGCTTCCCAACACCAAGATGTGGTCATGCCTTATCAACCACAAGTAATTCCACCACGTCGTGGAGTGACTGGTGTTCGGACTGGAGGACACGGTTTCACAAAATAG
- the LOC121771784 gene encoding pentatricopeptide repeat-containing protein At5g15980, mitochondrial-like — MRNQCLRLLLLRCHPPSAPHISQVHHFRSFPSSLLHAPAPHPIPIPFSLTRHFTSSTDPAVELPKPRADQAALIEIFSKPEISIDAIKSDLDSKNVIVSHDLILEVLKTPNIDPDVARRIFYWVSGSQREILSCNSYNMMIGILGGNGFVKETWELINVMKKKRYGVKRGAFDRISERFMKDGAIDDVEKLKAVYATRFGGRKSKDVAGGDSGVSDCVRVGEIIRGQVWGDDVEKELKELGVEFSSDLVKGVLGMLGGDPNKALIFFRWVEDSGVFKHDEHSYNALARVLGNEDHSQKFWRFIDEMRSEGHEMARETYVSVCKQFLKKKMIEDAVNLFEFAANGVNKPSVEDCTLLLKKIVASEELDMDSFLKVVEVFKANGNAFTDNIVEALVKSLISVGRMNECNSILAELMEAGYVPSGDVQRKIAFKLSKYGDTGKALEFVDKMMASFDYSPWISLVKGFCEEHNLDGASISVEKMVKKLGASSCGGRPIDLLVGAYCQQNRPLGAYKFVKKMVNEKFLRPRHTLYKTLTRRLLARKHFKEALDVMCMMKNQGYPADVDSFIPYLAKKGTTEEAVAFTQGMTSKRSPAIPFFLRLFEAYLSAGRQSQAHDFLATCPGYVKDHADVLDLFTSNMSGAAKKKAADVAV, encoded by the coding sequence CCAAACCAAGGGCCGATCAAGCTGCTCTAATCGAAATTTTCTCTAAACCTGAAATTTCTATTGACGCGATTAAGTCCGATTTAGATTCTAAGAATGTTATCGTGTCGCATGATTTGATTTTAGAAGTGTTAAAAACTCCCAATATTGACCCTGATGTTGCCAGGCGGATTTTTTATTGGGTTTCGGGTAGTCAGAGGGAGATTTTGAGCTGTAATTCGTATAATATGATGATTGGGATCTTAGGGGGTAATGGATTTGTGAAGGAAACTTGGGAATTGATTAATGTTATGAAAAAGAAGCGGTACGGTGTGAAGAGGGGCGCATTTGATAGAATTTCTGAGAGGTTTATGAAAGATGGGGCTATTGATGACGTTGAGAAGTTGAAGGCTGTGTATGCAACGCGTTTCGGTGGCCGCAAGAGCAAGGATGTGGCCGGAGGAGATTCTGGTGTAAGTGACTGTGTTAGGGTTGGCGAGATCATTAGGGGACAAGTTTGGGGAGATGATGTTGAGAAAGAGTTGAAAGAATTGGGTGTGGAGTTCTCGAGTGATCTGGTCAAGGGGGTGCTGGGGATGCTTGGAGGCGATCCGAATAAAGCTTTGATTTTCTTTAGGTGGGTTGAGGATAGCGGTGTGTTTAAGCATGATGAGCATTCGTATAATGCACTAGCAAGAGTGTTGGGTAATGAAGACCACAGTCAGAAATTTTGGAGGTTCATTGATGAAATGAGAAGTGAAGGGCATGAGATGGCGAGGGAGACCTATGTTAGTGTCTGTAAGCAGTTTCTTAAGAAGAAAATGATAGAGGATGCTGTGAATTTGTTCGAATTTGCAGCGAATGGTGTGAATAAGCCGTCTGTTGAGGACTGCACTTTGCTTTTGAAGAAAATAGTTGCCAGCGAAGAACTAGATATGGACTCGTTTCTGAAAGTTGTTGAGGTCTTCAAGGCTAATGGAAATGCGTTTACTGATAATATCGTCGAGGCACTTGTCAAATCTTTGATTAGTGTGGGGAGGATGAATGAGTGCAATAGCATATTGGCAGAGTTGATGGAGGCTGGTTATGTCCCTTCTGGTGATGTGCAGCGTAAGATTGCGTTTAAGCTCAGTAAGTATGGAGACACAGGAAAGGCGCTGGAGTTTGTGGATAAGATGATGGCTTCCTTCGATTATTCACCTTGGATATCTTTAGTTAAAGGATTCTGCGAGGAGCACAATCTGGATGGAGCATCTATTAGCGTTGAAAAGATGGTGAAGAAACTAGGTGCCTCCTCTTGTGGCGGGCGCCCTATAGACTTGTTGGTCGGCGCATACTGTCAGCAAAACAGGCCATTGGGGGCATACAAGTTTGTTAAGAAGATGGTTAATGAGAAATTCTTAAGGCCAAGGCACACGTTGTACAAAACACTAACAAGGAGGCTATTAGCCAGAAAACATTTCAAAGAAGCTCTAGATGTTATGTGTATGATGAAGAACCAAGGCTACCCTGCCGATGTGGATTCCTTCATCCCGTACCTTGCCAAGAAAGGAACTACTGAAGAAGCTGTTGCATTTACACAGGGCATGACTTCGAAGAGATCTCCAGCGATTCCTTTTTTCCTTCGGTTGTTTGAGGCGTATCTCTCAGCCGGAAGACAGTCTCAGGCGCACGACTTCCTTGCAACATGCCCAGGATATGTTAAAGATCATGCTGATGTTTTGGATCTGTTCACTTCTAACATGTCGGGTGCAGCCAAGAAGAAGGCTGCGGATGTTGCGGTGTAG